One window of uncultured Trichococcus sp. genomic DNA carries:
- a CDS encoding AbrB family transcriptional regulator → MNFGKLLGTLIVAFIGGWAGIRFRVPAGGMIGSLVAVAIYNYFSQMGYMPANLKIIGQIIIGGTIGMNFTKSSLAEMKQVFFPAVTSVLILLTVGVIAGYILHKVAGIDLITALLGTSPGGLTDMTILAAAFEADTIVVSSIHLVRLFSVILLMPIFVRIISTYINK, encoded by the coding sequence ATGAATTTTGGGAAACTGTTGGGTACATTGATCGTAGCTTTCATCGGAGGCTGGGCAGGGATCCGTTTCCGCGTGCCGGCGGGGGGGATGATCGGTTCGCTGGTCGCAGTTGCGATCTACAATTATTTTTCGCAGATGGGCTACATGCCGGCCAATCTGAAGATCATCGGCCAAATCATCATCGGCGGGACCATTGGCATGAATTTCACGAAAAGCAGCTTGGCCGAAATGAAACAGGTGTTTTTCCCTGCCGTCACTTCCGTGCTGATTTTGCTGACGGTCGGAGTGATAGCGGGCTACATCCTGCACAAAGTGGCAGGAATCGATCTGATCACTGCCTTGCTGGGGACCTCTCCGGGCGGATTGACGGACATGACCATCCTCGCGGCGGCTTTTGAGGCTGACACGATTGTTGTATCCTCCATCCATCTCGTCCGGCTATTCTCGGTCATCCTGTTGATGCCGATCTTTGTCCGGATCATCAGCACGTACATCAATAAATAA